From a region of the Alosa sapidissima isolate fAloSap1 chromosome 9, fAloSap1.pri, whole genome shotgun sequence genome:
- the LOC121718222 gene encoding heme oxygenase-like, whose protein sequence is MSGEVCPHAHAVAAETHVADSDLSEQIKAATKEPHIRAENTELMRSYVRGQVSASQYKLLLCSLYEIYRALEEEMDKNASHAAVAPIYFPQELARLESLQSDLEHFYGQSWREKIIVPAATRRYAQRLREVGESHPEQLVAHAYTRYLGDLSGGQVLGRITQKSLGLKGGEGLSFFSFPGVTSPSLFKQLYRSRMNSVELTPEQQEGVLQEAVRAFEFNIEVFNDIQEMLSITEPETDLRQRHTKPCSHTQLLHDNKMVSQTLQMSSPWLSAVPLVRMLLGVCVALAVGMGIYAF, encoded by the exons ATGTCTGGAGAGGTCTGCCCTCACGCTCATGCTGTGGCTGCCGAGACGCACGTGGCTGACAG tgatCTTTCTGAACAGATTAAGGCTGCGACAAAGGAGCCTCACATCAGAGCAGAAAACACGGAGTTGATGCGGAGCTACGTGAGGGGGCAGGTGTCCGCGTCCCAGTACAAG tTGCTGCTGTGCTCCCTGTATGAGATCTACCGAGCGCTGGAAGAGGAGATGGACAAGAACGCGTCGCACGCGGCGGTGGCGCCCATCTACTTCCCCCAGGAGCTGGCCCGCCTGGAGTCTCTGCAGAGCGACCTGGAGCACTTCTATGGCCAGAGCTGGCGTGAGAAGATCATCGTTCCCGCGGCCACACGCAGATATGCACAGAGACTAAGAGAG GTTGGCGAGAGCCACCCTGAACAGCTGGTGGCCCACGCGTACACTCGTTACCTCGGTGACCTGTCGGGAGGGCAGGTACTAGGGCGCATTACCCAGAAGTCCCTGGGCCTGAAGGGCGGGGAGGGCCTGTCGTTCTTCTCATTCCCGGGCGTGACCAGCCCCAGCCTCTTCAAGCAGCTGTACCGGAGCCGCATGAACAGCGTCGAGCTGACCCCAGAACAGCAGGAGGGCGTGCTGCAAGAGGCCGTCAGGGCCTTCGAGTTCAACATAGAG GTGTTTAATGATATTCAGGAGATGCTGAGCATCACAGAACCAGAGACTGACCTGAGACAGAGGCACACCAAACCCTGCAGCCACACACAACTTTTACATG ATAATAAGATGGTGTCCCAGACTCTCCAGATGTCCTCTCCGTGGCTCTCTGCTGTCCCACTCGTCAGAATGCTGCTCGGCGTCTGCGTTGCCTTGGCAGTGGGCATGGGAATCTATGCATTCTAA